DNA sequence from the Ochotona princeps isolate mOchPri1 chromosome 5, mOchPri1.hap1, whole genome shotgun sequence genome:
tgcatggagcaggcactggagcccagggacctgggaatgtgcatggagcaggcgcTGGAGACCAGGGACCTGGGAATATGCATAGAGCAGGCGCTGgagaccagggaccagggagtGTGCACGGAGCAGGTGCTGGAGACGAAGGACCTGGGAATGTGCACAGAGCAGGCGCTGGAGACCAGGATCCTTGGAGTGTGCATGCAACAGGCACTGAGAATCAAACACCTGAaaatgtgcatggagcaggcgcTGGAGACCAGGGACCTGggaatgtgcatggagcaggcgcTGGAGAACAAGAACCTGGGAATGTGCATGGAGCAGAGGCTGTCCTAGGAGTTCGGGACAAGTGACCTGCCACACCCTGACTGCATGCTTGGCCAGACCCTCTGGCACAGAAGGGTCTTTCCTGGAGCCATCTTGGGGAGAGCCCTGGATGAGGCAGGAAAGAAACACAGTTTAGCACCTCCTGAGGAATgggcaacagccaaggctgcagcagccagagacaAGTCTGTGTTCAAGCAGAGTTCCTTCCGGTTGTTGTCCCTACCTCACAGCTTGGACCTCCCCATCTTGCAGGTCGGAGAGAACTCTGTTCAGGCTTCTCCCTCTTGCCCGCATGCCCTGCTGGGAGGGTGCCCGGTCTCCCAGGTGCAGATCAGCTGGCTTCCCTAGTCCCCTCTCCAAGACTGACAGATAAGGATTGGGGTAAGGGGTTTCCTCTGGGCCCAGGCCCACACCATACCCTTCATTAGGGCAGGACAGAGACCTGGGAGTGTGGATAGCAGCTCTCCAATGGGACCATCCCAATCCTGGCAATGCCAGGGGCCAGCTGTTCCACAGGTCAGGGGATAGAGATGCTGGCCCAGTCCCAAGCCAACACACCAAGCCCAGTCCTgggtctgccccagtcccagcatctCATCCTTCCTCAGATGCAGCCCAGGGTGGGGAGgtgtctgtccccacccccatcctcaccCCCACCACACACCCTCTCAGTGTTTCCAACCCAGCCAGCAGCTCTACCCCAGTCGCCCCTACCCAGCAAAATCCATATTCAGTACCACCCCCTTCTCAGACTCAACATGTCCCCCTGCCTCCTTGCTTCTGGGGGACAGTCAACCTGGccacctgcccctgtcctgggaTGTAGGTCCAAGGCCACCACCCGACCCACTCATGAGTAACTTGGGCTACTCACCACGCCACGGCAGGGACTTTGTTGGCAGCAGCATCACAGACTAGCAGGaggcccttccctccccaccccatgcaGGAGACACCCCCACCCTGTTCCCTGGAGAAGGTACAAGGGGGAAATGAGAGAGGCATGCGGTGACAGGGATGGCCAGGCGTGCTCAGGGCCTGGGTGTAGGcagactctggccacctcctgaCAGGGCCTAGCTCTGGCTCCCTGGACAGGCTGCTCCCCGCtctcccacctgcccccaccTCAGTACCTCTAGACCGCAGGCCACTCATCTTCACACCTGCCCActtgctggctgctggccagACTGTCTTGTTCTCCTGGAGGGCCCCAGTAGTAAGCTGCCCTGGTGGACATCCAAACGTCTCTCCCTACCTtcctctctgccacctgctgcagcGATTGGCTCAACTACCTCTGGGGCCCTATTGGCCTGTCACCTGCCCAGTGGCAGCCTTGGTTCTAACCCCAAGTCCTTCCATGGGGTTTGAAGCCCACCCTCCCTTAGGGGGCAATGCCTGTCCTCAAGTCCCAGCCTGTGGACACATTCCCCCTCGACCCAGCCCAGgaacctgcaggtggagactGCACGTAAGCAGGCCCATAGAGCTCCGGCCATGTCCACCACTGTGAGGACAGCAGAAAGCCCTGTAGGCCTGCATGGGTGGCAGCCAAGGAGGTGCTTCTCCCAAACGACGCCTTGCTGCTGCCCTCCTCTTGTCTGCCTGTGATTGCGCATCTCATGCCTCTTAGGGCAAACGCTCTAGGAGCTGATCTCAGTGCCCCTCCACGCACTCACGGCTCCTCCATCATCCGCCCTCCTGAGTCCCTCCACAATGACCCCTGCTGGCCTGTGCAGAAACTGCTGCCTCATCCAGAGTGCCTGTAGCCAACTGGGCTGTGCTCCCAGCTCCCCAGGCCGCACCTCGAGGTCACCTCTGAGCCGGCCACCacggccaggaggcaggcaggcacctttcacctgagcccctgcacctggcCACAGGCCATGCTCCAAGACGGACAGTGAGTGATGGGGGATGACAGGCCAGATTCCTGACCGTGGAGACAGAGGTACCGATATGGATGGAGGGCGGAGACCATGCAAACTAAGAGAGAGCAAGTGTGGGAGGACTGGGCCGCGGCGTCGCGGCTGACCTGGGAAGGGGTGGTCACGCTGATCTCGGGGACAAACGTGTCCTCAAACAGGCTGAGGATCTGCTCCTGCTTGATCTCCTTGGACGGGGTGTGTTTGGGAGGCGGAGGGACAGGTGGGCCTTTCCGGAGCTGTGGGTGGGCCACGGGGTGAGGAGGGGGGCGGCGCGTGGGAACaagggaaacagagacagacactTGGTTAGTCACGTCCCAGGccatgcccccaccccaccctggaggTAGAGGAAGCCCGAGTCCCACTGCCCCTCAACAGATGATGGACAGCGCTAGGGCCACTGGCTGTCCCCACAAGGAAGACCCCAGTAGTGCTGtgggggaagagaagaaaaagagggagcaTCAGGGAGAGAGGCCTGTCGGATGACGGTGGGACAGCTGACAGCTGGGTGGGACCCTGCCTTCTtcccccaccaccccccccccccgcagacCCTGGCTCCTCCCCTAGCCCAGCCTCCGCCCAGCGCTGAGCCATGCCTGGCAGGACAGGGCTGAGCTGGATGGTCCAGGGCCCCACACCGTGCCCTGCCTCTCTGTGCCCATGCACCTGGCTGAACTCCTCCCTCCGTCCCTGCAAGAGACAGGCTAGAGAGCCAGCAGGGAAGGCAGGCAGAAGAGAGGATAAAGTTGGAACCACACTCGGGGAGAGCCAGCCAGTCACAGACGGCCCATGGAGCTGGACAAAGCCTCTGGCTCCAAACCTGCTCAGGCCAGAGAGGAACAGCAGTGGGGGGAAGGGATAACGAGGAGAAGCAagaagaaggggaagaggagTACACGCACCTGAGacggggacttggggagggtggccCCGGGGGTGGCCCCGCTGGCTGGCTCTGGCTCGTGGTTGACCGTGATCTCCGGGGTGGCAGCAGGGGAGCCGTCTGGGGGAGGCGACGGACTCTTATTCCCCTTGGCAGGGGTGTTGTCGCTGTGGGGCAGAACAAGAGAGGAGCCTGATGTGGGGGCAGAAGGGGTGAGGTGAGTAGGTGAGTGTTCATGTGTGCCCCTGGCTGCACATGTGACGTCCGTGCACACGCTTGTGTCCTCTGGTCACACATGACActgtatacatgcatgtgtgtgggccCTGTAGATGTACATATGACATGCACATCCCACAGTTGTATATGTGATGTATTGTGGGTGTACATGTGACACGTGTCCTGTGGGTACATGTGTGATGTTGCGTGTGCACGCGTACACCCCACAGATCTGTGTAGAGTTGTATGTGGGCACATGGTGTGTGCCCGGTAGATGCACCCGTGGTATCATGTGCACACGCGCCCAGTAAATGCAGGTGTGGACCCCACCAGTCCTGTGTGTGGAGTTGTGTGTGGGTCCACGTGTGCCTGagtgggagaaggaagacacCTCAGCACAGGCATGCAGGAGTTCCCGCAGGGCCTGCTCTGCCGTCAGGACCGTCGGCTGTACGTCCCGAGGAACCGCCTGCCGCTGGATGCCAGCccagctgccctgtgagctccacCGGGCTCTCCCTTGACCATGTTAGTGGGTCCAAGATCCACTGCACGAGGAAGCCAGACATCCTAGAGGCCATGTGAGTCTTCACAGCACACAGCAGACCTTCTGCCCAGAGCCCACCCACCAAAAACGATGCCAACCCCAGCCCCATCACAGCACAGCCTCTCAGCCCTGAAGCTCTCTGTGTGCCCAGTCTAGTGAGCTGTCCGGGCCCAGTGCAGGCCGCAGCAGGGCCAGGGGACGGCCCCATGCTGTCGGGGCAACAGTGGAAGAGCAATGGGCTCTCTCAGCTCCGCTGTGACTGAATGAATCAAAACCAAGCGTTCACTCTTTATGACACTGCCCGCAGCCCGAATGCTCAGGAGCTACCAGGGGGTCTGGCCACCCAGGTCGCCTGGGGACAGGACAGTAGTGGGACAGATACTGTTCACCCCCTTCAAAATACCTACAAGGGTAGTTCAAGAAGTTTCTGgggggaaaatggaatgaaaactatgcattaatattttaatacaaaaaaattgTATAGAATCCATGGAGAGGCCAGCAAGTTGATTCAATTGGTTAATCCCCCACTTATaaatgccaggaccccatatgggtgctggttcatattctggctactccacctcccatccagctccctgcctgtggcctgggaaagcagtagaggatagcccaaagccttaggactctgcacccacatgggagactcagaggaagctcctggttcctggtttcagctcagctctgcccattatggccatctgagcagtaaaccagtggatgagagatctttttctccatcactctctcttgtaaaaaaaaaaaaaacaatgcctttctaataaaaataaataaatcttatattaaaaaaaaagaatccatggaaaatgtatatcgTGAGAAGCTGGGCATAGATCTCAGTTTCTTGAAGCCAGATAGATTCATGTTTACATAGTCAGTTTCCCACAAGCTTTTCTGAAGTGCCCTCAGAGAAGCACAGAAGCCTGTTTTGCAGGCATGATTTACAGTGCACAGATGGGCACAAATGTTGAAACACAGCTGAGGACGTCGTCATCCCAGATCAGAGGGCACAAGCTCAAGTCCAGGCTTGGCCCCCCGATGCCAGATGCTGTTaccctgcagcctgggaggcagcaggtgtgggccCAGGGATTCAGGCTCcatgttgcaggcatctgaggtatgaagtggcaggtgtgtgtgtgtgtgtctacctttcaaatgaaattaaataaataaaatacaaaacctACAGTGCCGCAGTGTTCCCCTTCCAAGCCCCCGAAGACTTCCTGCCAGGCTACTTCCCCAACCCCTTCACACTCAGGTGCACAGTGGTGCAGGCCACAGCCTGGGGCCGCTAAGAGGGTCAGGTCCtcagtccacctccctgctggccagggacgccttcccacacacagcctcccatgctcctctgccccacatcccccccccacatacacacgcAGGAcgcagcccagcagccctggtcCCGCACCCAGCAACACCACACATGGGGCAGGTTAGGGGTTAGTGGCGCCTGGGAGCGCATGCATGGCCATGGGCCAGGACGCAGGCCTCCAAGGCCCCCAGAGCAGCTCCAGTCACCCAGTACCTGTTCTTCTTTCTGCGCAGCCGCGAgaacagttttgttttctttctgtgggGACGGATGGATGTGGATGCCTTCATCTTGGGGAAATGTCAGATgctgggctggcctggccccTTCCCCCTTCATCAACTTGGAGATTGCCCAGAGGCAAAACGCACCCCTAAAAAGGCCGGGCCTGCTTTTGCCCACACATCAGGACCCAGCACCTGCCAAGTGCTCCAGATTGGTTGAGCTGGGGCAGGTCCACctgccttggggtgggggtgaggaggccCAGGCTACACAGTGCCAGGAAGATGTCAGTTGGTCAGGGGATCAAAGAGGCAGGTGCTCAATGGGCCACCTTAGCCACTTCCCTCAGACCCTCTGCCCAAGCGGAACTGCCCGCACTGCCCTGGCCAGCTCCTTGGctatcctggctgctggccaggtAAGCTGGGCATGCCTTCTGTGCTGGTCTCGgactgccacagcccagccacagaGGATGCAGAAAGAAGCACCACTGAGACTCAGCAACACCCCAGTCATCCCAAGAAGCAGATACAATCAGCCCACTTCACAGACAAGGAAAGCAAGGCTTGTCAGCTCCCTCTGTACTCGTGACTCTCGCATGTGCACATTCACACTCATACATGCATATGTtctcacaggtgcacacacatacatgtacacaggcacacatatgtgcatgtacttacacacacacaggtgtacacaCTTATGGAAACCCCAGACTGATCCCACAGACTGGAGAGCCAGGTCCTACCCCTCCTCCCCAAGGTTTCCCCTCAGGAAACGGGGATCGCCTGGCTCCCCGCAGAGCCAGGACAAGGACAGGAAGTTGAACAGGAAAAGGCAGTGCCAGCTGTTCCCAGCCCTGAAGAGCTAGGATGCCTCGCAGGAGGTGGCCGTCAGGAGTGAGTGAGCGGTCCCTGCCTTTCTGCCCAGCCAGGATGCCCCCCGGGAGATGGCTGCCAGGAGTGACCGGTCCCTGCTTCCCCGCCCAGTCTCTGGTTCCTTCCTCCGATAATACCTCCTGTTCCATGCAAGCGGTCGGGGCTCCAGGCTCAGAGACCTACAGACCCCAGCTTCCAGGAGACAACCCTGGAAGGGCAAGGAGGTCCCAGGACACTGTCCTTCCTCCACTTGCTGCCCATGCAAGAGAAATTGAGCTGGGAAGGTCCCTGGATCCCCAGGGAACCAAGGAGGGTCCCAGGAAGCAGCCCCCTCTCTCCGCTTGGGGCAAGCCAGGGAGCACCAGGGCACCCCTCCCACACCATCGCCACTCCAAGAGGTGGGCATGTGTctctcctccacacacacacacccccaacaccCACCTGGGCTGGGCCTTGACCGTgaaggtgctgctgccttgctgtTTCTCCAGGCTGACCAGCACGTCATTGAGGTTCTGGTTGAGCTGCAGGAGCAGAGTCGGAGGAAGTGTGAGCAAGCAGGCGAGGCCTCTGGGGCACCCAACAGCCACAAAAACTCCTCAAGACCCCTCTGCTCAGCCCCCATCCTGGGCTCCCTCCCCACAGCCAATGTTGAAAACTAGGCcacagggccctgcggcgtggcctagcggctagagtcctcatcaTTAGGCATAGAACACCAGCAGGGatggggagctgggggctggcCCCCTACTGCCCTGTGCCTTGCAGTGGGACCTGGGCCTACCTTACTCATCTCTTTGTGGAAGTTCTCCTCTAGGCCAGCGATGCTCTGAAACGTGTTGACATAGAACCCCACACGGCTGCCACAGGATGGGGAGGGGATGTGAGCAGGTGTCCGGGgagagcccaggagcccaggagtgcCCACCCAACTACAGACGCAGGCATGAGATGGGGGGCAGGCCCTCAGGACAGCCTGGTGGTCAGGCCCAGGGATGCCCGCGGGCTGCACCTGTTCCACAGCGAGGGCAGCTCCTCCTGCAGGTCCACGTTCATCTCCTCAAACACCTTCTGTGCTTTGACCAGCTCCTCTTCGGCCTGAGGGGTAGGGCAGGTCATTTCCTCCGCTGGGCCTgtgtcccagccacccaccccctcACGCACCCTGCCCAGCACTCTGAAAGATGCTGACCCATGCTTGATTCCTGTGGCCCCAGAGCTAAATGGAATGGGCTGGGAGGGTGGGGAGTGGGCCGCAGGAAGGGGCAAGGGCTTAGCGCGCTCTGGCACCTCCACCTCCTGTACCACTCGGCCAATGCCTAAAGCCTCCCTTTACCTCCCAGTAGCACTTCCCCAAccatccctctccatctcttccaaTCCTTTACCAGCAGAGGGGCCAGGGGCAGTGGCCCAGATCCCTCTCAGGTATGAGACGCGAGGGCAAGGCCATGGGACAGGGCCCCTCCTGTCTGGCCCCTCCTTCATTGCCACTTGGCACAGAAAACCATACACAGCCCCAGGTTGTGCAGATGGCAGGGAGAGTAAAGCCCGAATCTGTCCTGTGGGCTAGCAGGGAGGCTGTGGCCAGTGTGAACAGCAGCCCAGGATGGAcctgagggctgggggtggggggcaggtgaACTCCAGCAGCCTTGCGATAAGGTACCATCTCCCCATAACTGGCCAACCCCAAaggcatgcccaggatcccaacAGGGGGCTGGGAAGGGGATGACATTCCAGTACACATGGGACCCCAATGGGAAGGTCAGCTCGGCAGAAAGAGACACACTGTGGCTGGATTACAGGGAGGGAGTCTGAGCAGGACCATCCCccttgagccacacccaccccaGACCTTGCAGAAATCCCAGCTGGGACTCAACAATGAGCAGGGCACAGCCCTGGCAGGTGGACAGAGATAGGCACTTCCTGGAGACGCATGCCCAGAGTGCCCCTTGCAGCACCAGGGTCACCCCAGACACACCTGAAACCCCCAGTGCCCGATCCAGGCCTTAGGGGAGGGATGTGGGAGTCCTATTCAGGCTGCTCTACACAAACCTGCATTTACTTTCTGAAGGGTCTCCAGTGGGACAAACCTCACAGCCCAGCATGGGGTACTGGGGCTAGTAGCTGCTGGCCATATTGGAACCCAGGGTGAGCCCGGGACTTTTGGGGCAAAACCTTCCCTCTGAGCATCCCAGATCACCACAGTGCTGAGTGTCCCCAGGCCAGCCTTGCCATGTCCTCCAGCCCCATGGTGCAGCCCTGCCACGTGCCCTCCGGAGTCACCAGGGGCCCCATGGGCAACTGGTACTTGCGGCAAGCCCCACTCGCGCTGAATCCTGAATCCAGAGTCCAGGATAACCCCAGTCCTAAACTGAGGGCCCAGGATAACCCCCAGGGACCTAAGGGAGCCCCAAGTCTGCCACTAGACAGCTCCTGGGGGCATGTCCCGGAGCGCTTTTTCTGGGTGGCTGGAGGGATGCGGGGATCCCTCAGATTCTCCGCCCGCGGCAGCCCTCGCAGGGCACAGACGACCCGAGGCACCCCAGAAGCCCACGCGCGCACGGATAGAAAGGACTGTGGGGTCGCAGGCAGCAAGTGCGAGGTTAGAAGCCGGTGTCACCTGATTTCGGAGCAGGTTAGTTTGGGCTACGAGGTGAGCCTGCAGTTTGCCTTGGCACCACTGGGGGGCGGCCTTCTCAAGCAGCGAGAcaggctgggggcggggtgggtgcgggagaggagaggtgggagtggagggcgggaaggagagagagagagagagagagaccgtgGACgttagagagagagcagagacgcTGGCGTTAGACACCGCGGACACGGCGGCAGTCCCCCTGTGCAAGCAGAACGTGAGGGTGTTAGTGGAGCTGCGGCTGCCCCGGGGCCACACTGAGGGGTCGGTCACACTGTGGGGTCGCTCTGTGGCATCCTGCCACTGTGCCACTTCTGGGGCATGCCAGGCAGGATCGGTTCCCCTCAGGGAACCcggtctcctcctcctcttcagagCGGGAAGACAACCCACCACCACCCAGACCCCATTCAGGGTCCACACCCTGAGCCCAGGAAGTGGAGGTCGTAGGACTGGTTAGCTCAGGGAGACGGGACCACCTTGGAGGCTGGGACCCCTACCTGCTTGCCCTGGCTCCCAGTGGGCAGACCAATGCCCTGGCCCGGCCCCCCAGCCCCTACCTTGGCAATCTTGGCCTCATCCTTCTTCTTGGCCGTCTGAAGGGACTCGTAGTGGTGCCGGGCGCTGTCATAGTCCACCAGCTTGCGCCCCCGCTTGGCAATGCGTGACTGGGGGACAGACACGGGGCGGGGCCATGCTGAGTTGGgggtcagccagagctgggacacagacaCCTAGCCTGGGGAACCCCAGTCccctccctggcttcagcttccccTCTTGAACAACCCCTAGAGACCACACCGCACCCAGCAGATGGCAGGTCCCTCAGGCCAGTGACCATCCTGTCAGCTCCCAGCATGCACTGTGCCTGGCCCACACAGGCAtgcaaacacgcacacacacccctggaCACACAGCCCTGATCAGcgggcatgcacacacacacatacacacgatgCGATCCCCCTCCCCTAGCCTTGGTATTTCGAGGTCTGAGAAGGTCCCAGTTCTGCAGGGCTGCAGTGCCAGGCCTGGCGGGTGCCTACCCACAGCAAGCACCTAGCCAGCCCTGGCCTTCCCCTCCTCTGCACCCCTAAGGCTCATGGGACTGGTCCCAATTCTGCCAGGGGTATGGTGCcaggcctcctcctcttccacctcTGCCCCCATCACAAGCCTGTCATGGGACTGGCCATAGCTCTGCAGGGTTGCGGTGCCCGGCTCGGAGATGCCTGCCTGCTGCGGGCCCCTGAGCCAGCCCTGAGCTCCCCCTCCACATGTGCCTCTCAAGGCTGCCAGGCCAGATCTGTCCAGAGGATCCTCACCTTGATGTCGGGGAACTGGCCCAGGTAGGTGTCCATGGTCAGCAGCGCCTGGTCCACCAGCTTCTGGTGGTAATCCATCCATAGCAGGTCGTTGTTCTGTGACGGGCCCAGAGCGTGAGAGGCTGAGCCACCCCATCCCACCTGTCGCTTCCCCCAGGGAGCctgtggctcagccccagtcccCAAAGCAGTGACCACAAGGGTGAGACACACTGGTGATGAGTGACATCATGGGACAGTTTTGTGAGCGGTCAcacgggggaggggcagccaccaTGAATGTGTCAGGAGGAGGGGCAGTGGCGTGCCGGGGGCGGGCACAGAGCTTAGGGTCCAGGGAACGCTCCAGACAGGACTGGGGCCACCTGCCCCAGCGCCTGGCTCACCTCGGCGATTTTGTTGGCCTGGTCCCTGCCGGGCCAGTCGGGTTCGTACACCTCCTGCAGACACTCATTCAGCTTCTTGGAGGCCTCGTGCATGGCTATGGGGCAGACAGGAGGCTGAGTGTGGGAtggcagcctgccctgccccctgacTTGCACTGCCCTGCCCCACAACCCCTTCCTCACCTTTGACAGATGCCAGGTAGGTCCGGAGATCCTTCTGCAGCCGGGTACCCTCGGTctgcaaagagaaagacagagacagggtgAGGGTTCCTGACCCTCCCTACCTCCTGCCATTTGCCAGAGACCTAACCAGGCCCCAGAGGGTTCTCACTACAGCCCCCCTACCCGCTGGCCTTAGGGGCCCTGAGCCCGCAGACACATTGGCTCTGGATCTGTTGTGTATCCTTGCCAGCCCTGGAGGGAAGGCGGGAAGACAGATACCCTCCTGCCCCAGGTAACAAGCTGCATTGGCATGGACAGACCTACTATCCCATAGCCGCGGAAACAGCAGGCAGCCGGAAGGCAGCCAGATGGACTGACTGGCGGGCTCATCATTTGCACAAGTGCAATTCGAGAAccgagggttccatggtcatgtgacAGGGAGGGAAGGCAGCTCCCTCAGCACCCACAAATCTCAGCTGCCCCCACTTTCCAGTGGGGCCTGTTCCTCCTATGGTGCCGGCACAGCTGGGTGCACCTGCCAGAGCCGACCCCTCCATGTGCCATCTGCCTCAGTACTACCGTGAATGCCCGACGAGCAGGTGCCAGTGATGTGCCCGAGTGCcacagagcagggagccagggaagCCCCCAAGACCCCAGCCCACAGGCCAGTTTACACTTACCCAACTGGTCCCCTGTGAAGACCTCTGGATCTGCCTCTTAATTATGATAAATGCTGTGACTACGTTACAGCAGCCACATCTGGCAAGGGATTTATTATGCCATGCTTGAACAATTAAAGAGGGGCAGTGGCAGGGGAATACTCCCTGAAACAACCCTCAGACACCAAACTGCACATTTGTTTCCCAGATACGTTCAAGCCCTTGTTGGTGAGATTTGTGGTGGTCAGAACCCCTGAACACAAAATCCCCTGCTGTGGAAGACAGAACCCTGTCCACACAGGATCTCAAGGGCATCTGAGCTTGAAGCTTGCTGATTCAAGATTAAAACAAAGTCCTGTGTACTGCCCATCTACCAGTGCACAGGCTTCCTTCAGTGACCAGGACCCAGGGAAGGGTCCATGTCTCGTTTGTCACAGTATCACATGATGTCACAGATGCCTCCACCTCCAGCCTCCCGCTCCGCCACCCCTGAGCCTGCTCCACATCCCTATAGGCTGGGCTACTGGGCTCTGTCGGGTCACGAGCCGTACCAGGGCCCCTTGTGCAGAGCGAACAACCCAGGGCTGTGAGTGGCCACGTGGCACACAGATGTGCTAGGGCCACTGGGAGCTCTGCTTCCCTCCAGCCCCTGCAACTGACCCCAGGATGGAAGATGTATCCCTTCCCCAGCCAGGGGCCCCCATGCAGCTGTTcccagacagccagcaccaaacAGGGAGTGTGCACTTGGAAACTTGCCTCCGTCGGTCCGTTCAACAGGCGAGAAACAATTCCTACCATTCTAATTAGCTCCCCCAGAGCCCAGCTCAAGGGGAAGATTCTGGGGTCTTCTGGGCATACAGGCATAAAGAGGGACTCAACCAGCTGATACCAGCTCTACCTCCCTCCACACCAGTCCCCCCAGTAGGGAATCACCTGTAGCCCCAGCCTTGACAATCTTTCACTCCCTAACAGGGAGAGGCCTTGGGGACAAGGAACTGGACTTCGCCACCTGGCTGACAAAGCACCTGAGCCCAACCTCAGATATCCCCAAGGAGGAGGTGGAGCTTGGCCGACCTGAGAGATGTCTGGGCGGCTTCGAAGAGCGCCTGGGTTTGTGGAGCTTTAGGGTGGGGGGCAGCAAGTGTAGAGTACCCAGGGCCTCCCTACACAGAGACAGAAGGCAGGACCCAAGGTGAAGCTGTGCACCTGGGAGATGGGACGGCAGGTGCAGCAGGGCCCGCCCCCACGGGAAGGGCTGGGAGGTGCAGTCCCTGCCATCCCCACCCCTGACCAGCCTggaagaaaggcaggaagaagtTCCACCTCCAGGCTCCCCACACCCCATCTCCACTCTGCCTTTCCGAGAAGGCGTCCTGCCCTCTGCCAGGGTGTCAGGATGTACCCCATAGGCTGACGAAGGCCACACCCACTGCAGCTCTGTTATAGTGGCCTGACCCCTTACTCTCCCTTACTCTGACCCCTTACTCTCCCTCCCACTTCCATTGCATCCCAGGTCCCATGTGCCCCCATCCCACCGACGCCAGTCAAATCCATGCCAGACTCAAACAAGATCTGAAACCACCCAGGGAAAGCCAGTGGCAACACAGCTAGACGTCTAGCCCTTAGCCCCCTCTAGAGCCACCGCCAAACATCCCTAGCCCCAATCCCCAGGGCACAAGGATCTATGGGGGACTCCCTTATGCCCAAAGCCAGGGGACCAAACAGGGCAACTCCGAGGGACTAATGGAGACAGTCactggggccaggcctgggctatCCTCACCCTCTGCCCAGCCATCCTGTCCCAGTGCCTCCACTTCAGTCCCCTACTTCCCATACCTGCTGTGTGACCTGAAAAGTGTGGCTTGACCTCTCTGAGTCACAAATGCCTCACTGCAGTTAATGAAGCAAAAACTGCAAGGCTCAGTCTGGAAGAGTCAACGCGTGGCCCAGGGCAAGTGTCCAACGAGCAGCCCCCATCCCGCACGCAGCTGACCGGCTTCCAGGGGGCAGAGGCAGAAGCTAAAACATCAGAGGCTTGCAGGTGAGCagggacccaggacccaggacaTGGGCCACAAAGCCAGAGAGGTCCCATCACGGGGTCTGCCTTAGCCTCAACACCTCCCATTCCCACCATGGGAAGCAAGCCCTCATGACAGCCCCACACCTGCCCAGGGGTGCCCACATAATGGCCCCACGC
Encoded proteins:
- the BIN1 gene encoding myc box-dependent-interacting protein 1 isoform X6, producing MAEMGSKGVTAGKIASNVQKKLTRAQEKVLQKLGKADETKDEQFEQCVQNFNKQLTEGTRLQKDLRTYLASVKAMHEASKKLNECLQEVYEPDWPGRDQANKIAENNDLLWMDYHQKLVDQALLTMDTYLGQFPDIKSRIAKRGRKLVDYDSARHHYESLQTAKKKDEAKIAKAEEELVKAQKVFEEMNVDLQEELPSLWNSRVGFYVNTFQSIAGLEENFHKEMSKLNQNLNDVLVSLEKQQGSSTFTVKAQPSDNTPAKGNKSPSPPPDGSPAATPEITVNHEPEPASGATPGATLPKSPSQPAEASEVEGGTQPAAGAQEPGETAASEAASTSLPAVVVETFSATVNGTVEGSSTAGRLDLPPGFMFKVQAQHDYTATDTDELQLKAGDVVLVIPFQNPEEQDEGWLMGVKESDWNQHKELEKCRGVFPENFTERVQ
- the BIN1 gene encoding myc box-dependent-interacting protein 1 isoform X5, whose protein sequence is MAEMGSKGVTAGKIASNVQKKLTRAQEKVLQKLGKADETKDEQFEQCVQNFNKQLTEGTRLQKDLRTYLASVKAMHEASKKLNECLQEVYEPDWPGRDQANKIAENNDLLWMDYHQKLVDQALLTMDTYLGQFPDIKSRIAKRGRKLVDYDSARHHYESLQTAKKKDEAKIAKPVSLLEKAAPQWCQGKLQAHLVAQTNLLRNQAEEELVKAQKVFEEMNVDLQEELPSLWNSRVGFYVNTFQSIAGLEENFHKEMSKLNQNLNDVLVSLEKQQGSSTFTVKAQPSDNTPAKGNKSPSPPPDGSPAATPEITVNHEPEPASGATPGATLPKSPSQTSLPAVVVETFSATVNGTVEGSSTAGRLDLPPGFMFKVQAQHDYTATDTDELQLKAGDVVLVIPFQNPEEQDEGWLMGVKESDWNQHKELEKCRGVFPENFTERVQ
- the BIN1 gene encoding myc box-dependent-interacting protein 1 isoform X8 translates to MMRKVLQKLGKADETKDEQFEQCVQNFNKQLTEGTRLQKDLRTYLASVKAMHEASKKLNECLQEVYEPDWPGRDQANKIAENNDLLWMDYHQKLVDQALLTMDTYLGQFPDIKSRIAKRGRKLVDYDSARHHYESLQTAKKKDEAKIAKAEEELVKAQKVFEEMNVDLQEELPSLWNSRVGFYVNTFQSIAGLEENFHKEMSKLNQNLNDVLVSLEKQQGSSTFTVKAQPSDNTPAKGNKSPSPPPDGSPAATPEITVNHEPEPASGATPGATLPKSPSQTSLPAVVVETFSATVNGTVEGSSTAGRLDLPPGFMFKVQAQHDYTATDTDELQLKAGDVVLVIPFQNPEEQDEGWLMGVKESDWNQHKELEKCRGVFPENFTERVQ